One Peromyscus eremicus unplaced genomic scaffold, PerEre_H2_v1 PerEre#2#unplaced_143, whole genome shotgun sequence DNA window includes the following coding sequences:
- the LOC131901621 gene encoding sulfotransferase 2A1-like, with product MSDYIWFEGIPFPAIGYEKKIIEESRDKFVIRDEDTVILTYPKSGTNWLIEIVCLIQTKGNPKWIQSVPVWERSPWIETQNGYAMLINKEGPCLMSSHLPIHLFPKSFFRSKAKFSVIYVFRNPRDVLVSGYFFWDKSNLIKMPESLETYFEWFLKGNVPYGSWFEHTCSWLSMRERDNFLVLSYEDMKKSTRGTIEKICDFLGRKLEPDELDLVLKYSSFQAMKEKNVSNFSLIIKDVIINGLALMRKGVAGDWKNHFTVAQAETFDKVFQEKMAGFPPGLFPWK from the exons ATGTCAGACTACATTTGGTTTGAAGGAATACCTTTCCCTGCTATagggtatgaaaaaaaaataattgaagaaagtCGTGATAAGTTTGTGATCAGAGATGAAGACACAGTCATACTGACTTACCCAAAGTCAG GAACTAACTGGCTGATTGAGATTGTTTGCTTGATTCAGACCAAGGGGAATCCCAAATGGATCCAATCTGTGCCCGTCTGGGAACGCTCACCCTGGATAGAGACTCAAAATGGATATGCAATGTTAATCAATAAGGAAGGACCATGCCTCATGAGCTCCCACCTTCCTATTCATCTTTTCCCCAAATCTTTCTTCAGATCCAAGGCCAAGTTCAGT GTGATCTATGTTTTCAGAAATCCTAGAGATGTTCTTGTGTCTGGTTATTTTTTCTGGGATAAGTCAAACCTTATTAAGATGCCAGAGTCACTAGAAACTTACTTTGAATGGTTCCTCAAAGGAAATG TGCCATATGGATCATGGTTTGAGCACACCTGTTCCTGGCTGTCTATGAGAGAAAGGGACAACTTCCTGGTACTGAGCTATGAAGACATGAAAAAG agtACAAGGGGAACCATAGAGAAGATCTGTGACTTCCTAGGAAGGAAACTGGAGCCAGATGAGCTAGATCTGGTCCTCAAGTACAGCTCCTTCCaagccatgaaagaaaaaaatgtgtctaaTTTTAGTCTCATCATTAAAGATGTGATTATTAATGGTTTGGCCCTCATGAGAAAAG GTGTGGCTGGGGACTGGAAGAATCACTTTACAGTAGCTCAAGCTGAAACCTTTGATAAAGTATTCCAGGAGAAAATGGCTGGTTTTCCTCCAGGGCTGTTTCCatggaaataa